GTGTCATCAGGTTGTTGAGGAGCCACTCCAGACacctgttacacacacacacacacctcatcagtcccactgctgacacctgTTCACACACCCACCCCTCATCAGTCCCCTCCTGCAGGTCTCCACACACCCAAAGGAGCTGAATGCCGCTATAAATGCAGTACTAAACCAGCTTGAACCATTGAATACTAGGCACTCTACAGAAGCTGCAGGGTCAGGGCTAGAGAACCCAGCTATAGACAGCTCCACCTGCAGGATTTTCAAACCTGAAACAGTATTGCCCAGGAGAAGCTTTACAGTTTATGCAAAATCATATCAAAGGGACACGGGTGCGAGGCACTGTTCACACAGCACTAAGATACACCAGGAAAAGAGTCGGGCGAAACACTGACTTCTTCTTGACGGAGTCCAGCCCGTAGGTCCCAGCAGAGGTGTAGTACCCACACACCGTCTTCACACTGATGGTCTCCTTCATCGTCTCCCCGCACTGCTGGATCAGCCCGTCCTGTGGGGACAGAGACACCGAGAGATGTagacgcacagagagagacagggaaatACAGAGACACGCACAAAGAGACAGTCTTAGTTGACAGTGCACAGCAGTAGCCCCCAGCTCTGCTCTAACACTAACAGAAAGACTTCTCAACAACCCAGGAGACAGGCTGTTATCACTACTAATTAATTGGCTAATTCATTATTTCAtcaactttaaataaaaagtatgcAGGACGACTTTGTGTTGAAACCTGTGACTGCACAGCCACACAGGGCCCAACAGCTGGTCCTGGTGTACAATAAACCGTCGTGACCCGGTACTGACCAGCTGAAGCATGCAGGCGGCAGCCAGGATGCTGATGACCCGGCTGGGCTTGATTAGAACGTCGTCCCGGTACAGCGACCCGAACGCCACCTGTAGAGCTGCGCACACATCCAGGTGGGCCACCGGGTCCCAGGGCAGACGGGGTAGAAAAGACACGCGTCAGAAAGGGAGTAAAAACACCCGACGGcgttcacagaaacacagcggGCCGGCGGAGTCCAGGAGGCGAGGTCCTTCTCAGCCTCATTCCTCAACGGTCATGAGAGCATCAGCCTCTACAACACCTGAGAGACCTGACAGCaccaggagaggaggagagaggtgcGGAGGGGAGGGAGACAGGAGAAGAGGAGCggagaagagagaggagagaggaaggcATACCTTCTGTGTCGATGGTCTGATCCGGGATCTCCAGCTCGATGACGGTCATACTGGACTCCTTCCAGGACCCGCTGAACATACTGGAGAAATACCCTgactgcagggagagagagcacaACACATTATCCTCCCATTGAAGGCCTGCTGATACACAAGCATGAGATTTGATCGTATTAAAAGCCAGTGCCAATCTGACTCGGTACTTGAGGGTTGGAGCATGCTCCTTTTTGCTTGGTGCTGTATCTCATATATATTTGGGCTATAGCCCTGGGCAGGCGCTGCTCACTTACCTGGCACAGGTACACCTTGTGCAGGTTCCACTCCTGGCCCAGCGCACAGATACGGATGTCACTGTTTTCGCCATTCAAGAACAGAGTCTGGTAAATGTACTTCGAcgtgctctttagtttcttcctgcaagagccagagagagagagagaaagagagagattaatTGCACACTTGTtaattcaaaattattattacattggTTTTGATTGCACTGAAATTAACTGACTCTCTACTACACCCTTACTTGGATTGTGCCACTGACCTGCGCGGTGTGTTCAGCAGGGCGTCGTCCTCAGCCTCACTGTCACACTGTGAGCACTGCGAGCTGCGCTTCCTCTTCCTGCACTCGCACCCGGACTCCCTGCCACCACTGCTGTCGCCGCCACCCCCCACCAGCTGCCCCCCGGCCAAGGACACCCCCAGGCGGCTGCTCAGCCCCCCCATTGCTGGAAATCGGGAGGAGAGAGAATAAAGAGGAAttgagagagaagagggggaaagagaaagaaagaaagaaaaagacagacagggagagcACGGGCACAAATGGGTGACAGTGAGCAGgtagagggtgagagagagaagcaggagaaaggagTGAATGGAGGGATGAGGAAGAAAAGGGGGAATGCAGAAACAGTAACACTGAGGAGGAAAGGGTGGAGGAAAGCGAGAGGAGAGAGAGCATCACAGTAACTTGGTGAGAGGCAGATTTACAATGCAGGAGACCGCATCACGTCTCACACAGTCCGGGACTCTGTACAGACACACATCTtggacctgtcaactctgtgtCACTCATTTCTGAGAATAACTCCCCATAGTAAATCACTTTTTACTGCCCTAGTGGCGCCTCTACTATAACTATTCCAGCTGTCACAAGAAGTCAATGCAAAGCAAAGACTGTGCACCCCAAGAAAGGGCCCAGGCCTATAGAAATAAAGCAACCAGGCCTATATAGTAATGCACATATAGACTGCGCCCCAAACAGAACTACAGACAGGTTTTGCAGGTTTCGAGGAAGTACAACTTGCACTTGGAGTGTGTCTTTCCGTGtctgtcattaaaacacacattgACAAGTCTAGGACATGTCGTAGCTCTTCATCcaaaacaatattatatatttgtataagtTACAACGATAaacaaaatgatacagaaaactAAAGTGAAACTAGTTCGAGTTGACATGAAATAGCGTAAATCAACACAGGAATTAGAGAGAAACTAACGGCAACGGCAAATGAAACGTATAGAAGAGGTTTGTTTACCTTCAGAGGAAATGCGCCTGATCGTTTCTTCAAAAGACAACGCGACTTCTCCCGTAAACAGACGTCAGAGGTGACCGTGGCTACACACTGTTTCCAATGTGCAAAGGCTTCCTCGTCGACCAGACAGGCACAGTGCGTCTTAAACGCTGTGTTAATAACCGACGGGACTCTATAGTCCTCATGTTGTCACAATTATGCGATTGTTTTCAATACATGCTCAAATACAGTCATTTCTGCCTGCTTGAGTTAACATACACGTCCCGTGCCTCTACTTCCAGCTCTCGCGAGACTAAGCGCTTACCTCTCCTCAGCCAATCAGAAGACAACAACGTCGGAGACGACAGCCTTCTGCCAATCAAGAGGCGGAACCGTCCCCTTACtcccgccccccacccccaaagaGGAAGTCTTTAGGCCAATCGAGTGGCTCAATTCGAAAACTGCATCGCGCTGGACCAATTGGAACCTCGCGGGGGCGGGGCTTCGAACTCGGGCTAGTGTTGCGCTTGTGACAGGAATGGTGGGCCATGTGGGACAGAATGTACTTTCCCACGTCCGGATACACTGGTTTAATGCACTTATTTTCCGGTGTGGCAATATCTAACATTATACTAAAACATATATTCGAATAAGTGACTCTATTCttcaggaaaatacattttggcGTCCCACACGTCTCTACtgatatattgtgtattatattGTAGAAAACTGCATGAACTCCTCAAGGGTTAAACTAGAACTGCAAAACATCAGCGAAGGAAGGCGGCTGATGCAACTGCACCGCAGGGCTGCTGCAGCgtctgaaatatatttataaacggTATGTTGTAGCTGTTCGTGAAATACCTTATTGCGCCAGCTGGGGGCAGACTAGGCACATCCTTTGCAGAGCGGGGAGAGATCTTgagcccccaccccccactccccactccccacccacacccacacccacacacacattttatttgagTCCCCCCTCCCCTCACATACTTTAtttgatatgtgtgtgtgttgggagggGGGTAATGTAATTTATGAGAGCACTTTAAGCTTTTTAGAAGAACCGTGACACCTGCAGTCTCAGAGGGGTAGAGCCGCTAATGTAATTAAACAGCACTCACCTTGGACCGCCAGCCGCCCTGCGCCGTGATAGCGCTGTCTGCGGCTCCGGGCCAGAGGATGGACTGTTCATGGTAATGGCATGGACTTCCCAGAATGCACTGGCGCGGTCAGAGTTCCACTGGCTGCATTTTGAATGTTCTAATGAAATAGTGCAGGCATCCTATCAGAACCCCAATATCCTTAGGGTCTCGTATGTTGGGCTGTTTCTGTTCTTTCTTTTCCCCTTTTTTGTACATTGGCATATTTGCTGCACAATcactgaaaacatttaaaatatgaatacaatgcTACAGcagagcagggtctccagccccgATCCTCTAGAGAgacagtccagtacagcagaGAAAAATCCCCAGCTTCACATGCAAATCAATCACAGAGAAAAAGCTCATTTTTGTGCTTTTGACTTTAATGTGGGTTCAACTTTTTTTATTCTGTGTTACAGATTCATTCAAATAATGTAACTGTGTACATGGGTTAGTGGTTAGTGGTCCTTGGCCACACCTGTCTTCTTAAAGATACAGATtatacaattaatcaatcaatcaatcaatcaatcaattaatttatGCATCAATTGGATCACTAATGAGGATGGGTTGGGTTCAAAATTCCTGCAGTGGAAAATATGGCGGGTAACTGAGAACAGTGTGGCATAGAAGCTGGTGGCTGGGCAgttaagtctctgtctggcttgtttttgtttttcatccctctctccctccatcttaTTTCTTGACCTTGCCCTGGGCAGCCACAGCCTCCATGGCTTTCTTCACGGTCTCAGGGTCTCCCAGGAACTGCATGGGTTTGATGGGCTTCAGGTCCTTGTCCAGCTCGTACAGGATGGGGATACCAGTGGGCAGGTTCAGCTCCATGATTGCAGCGTCCGACATGCCTGTAGACACACAGGGTTACACCCACTGAAGAACGCACAAGTGTTGGACAAGGACCatgcatcacacacacagacacatgcacggACACGCAAGGAGAGCCTGTATGGACTGAGCCCACCTCTCTTAGGGCCACATCCTTCTCTGCTGCTGCCCCGAGAATGTGTGACCTTCAGGGGAAAAGGTCGGGGCCGTAACCTGAACCACGGCTGCCCTGTgggctgtgtgtgtcagagagagagaccggggcggtgggggggggtgcGGGGGACTATTTATAGGACTTCTGTCAGCTGGGAATGTCCAGGAAGGGCCTGTAATAGCATTGGGGTAGACACACACTAACTCACAAAAAGATACACCACACGtacaccacaaacacacacacacatacagacatactTGGACTGCATGAAGACAGATcctcagagcaagagagagaggataaccctgcaccccccaccccctcctgcCCCCCCAGGTGTGGTACCCACCCTCCAGGTGTTTGACAATGCCACGGAGACTGTTGCCGTGGGCGGCAATGAGGACGTTCTTGCCAGCCTTGATCTGGGGCACGATGGCCTCGTCCCAGAAGGGCAGGGCCCGCGCAATGGTGTCCTTCAGGCTCTCGCAGGTGGGCAGCTCACCCGGCTTCAGCCCAGCGTAGCGCCTCGACTGGCAGGAGGACAGAATCGCAGCACATCATGTTGTGTGCCATTACATCATAGATGATCAGTCAGATGCATTACATCACAGCTCATCACAGTTCATTGCATTACTACAGAAGCACAGACAGGACAAAGCACACTAAGGAGGTATAAATCaaactataaataaatcaatattttggtCAAATACAGTCGTTTGGATTCTGCAGGAGCCAGGCCAGGCTCCCAGGTACAATCCTCACTTCCCATTCCCTCCTCTCACCTccacctctctccttctctccttcctgcccctccctctctcccctcaacCCTGTCCCTCCTCTTCCTTCCcttcttctgtttttccccTCAACCTCTCCCTCTGGGCCCTCACCATGCTGATGATCTGGTGGAAGGGGTGCTCCTGGTCCATGGGCGGGGGAGGGATGTCGAAAGAGCGCCTCCAGATCTTCACCTGCTCCTCGCCGTGCTTGGCCGCTGTCTCCGCCTTGTTGAGGCCTGTCAGCCCGCCATAGTGCCGCTCGTTAAGGCGCCAGCTGCGGATCACGGGCAGCCACATCTGGTCGGTGCCCTCCATGATGGTCCACAGCGTGCGGATGGCCCGCTTCAGCACGGAGGTGAAGCAGATGTCGAACTTGTAGCCGGCGTCTTTCAGAGCCTGCGCACCCCTCTTGGCCTCCTCCAGGCCCTTCTCGCTCAGGTCGGCGTCGAACCAGCCGCAGAAGCGGTTCTCCTGGTTCCAGGAGCTCTCCCCGTGGCGCACGATCACCAGTCTGTGGGCAGCTGCCATTTTTGATCCACTGGGTTATCGATTTGTTGTGTTCGTGTTCAGGTTCTCTCGGGAGTGTTCGtcctgtggttgttgttgtgtttgatcTTGTAGTTTGAGCTCGGGCACAAAATTAACACAGAAACACCCCAGAAAAGCACCAGCCTTCCTCTGTCCCTGCCACTGAGCTGTCCCCACCGGCAGCTCAACTTTTTTATAGCACATGCTCTGACCTCCACTTGGTAGTCTGCCCATTTCTTCCACCCCTCCCCCGCCAATTGCAGGCCCTGCTTGCCTGATGGGCACCTGTTGCCAGCCTGTGGTAGGCGGCCCTGGCAGAGTGGGCGGGCCCTCTCTGGGCTGGGAAGGGCAGAGGTCGCCTGGCGGGTGAAAATAGCAACTTGACTTTTAAAAGAGGAGTCAGGAATAGAGTGTAAAGATCAGAGGCGGGCAGCGCGGGCACTGCAGGAGCACCGAGGGCTGTGGCCCATTCACACAGCACCTGAGCCCCAGCAGCACAGTCTGCAATCCGGCACTGCTCCATGggtaaatcaaacaaacaccCAGGACAGGGAAGAGGAAGCTGAGCTGCTTTCACAGAAGAGAACAACTGCATAGTGTTTACAAATCTATATCTATTTCTGAGATCCACAAATCCATTACATTGTATATaaagacacatttaaaaaataatgtaaacccTTTGCCTGTCTCAGAGATATATACTTGACATTTACTCAGATTGCTATCCTGCCCATATTGCACAAGTGCACAGTAACCGTTCcgtaaacaaaacacatttgggATTTGGAAgatatattatgtttttctaAAAGATCTAAATCTTCATTGCCtgccaaaacaacaataaattagCCTGACATCTAAATGATATCCAGAGTCTGGATTCAGACTGTGCTGCTGCAGTGCAGAGAGGACAGACTCTCACAGTGGGTTTCCTGCCCCATATTTAGGCCCCAACCCTGGCACACAGCACAGTGCCAGCCCCGGCCTCTGCAGCTCCACACCCCTGCAGTGAAGCCAGCAGAGACGCAGCTCAATGAAAGTCTTAGTTTACTTGGGAc
This DNA window, taken from Amia ocellicauda isolate fAmiCal2 chromosome 9, fAmiCal2.hap1, whole genome shotgun sequence, encodes the following:
- the pgam2 gene encoding phosphoglycerate mutase 2; translated protein: MAAAHRLVIVRHGESSWNQENRFCGWFDADLSEKGLEEAKRGAQALKDAGYKFDICFTSVLKRAIRTLWTIMEGTDQMWLPVIRSWRLNERHYGGLTGLNKAETAAKHGEEQVKIWRRSFDIPPPPMDQEHPFHQIISMSRRYAGLKPGELPTCESLKDTIARALPFWDEAIVPQIKAGKNVLIAAHGNSLRGIVKHLEGMSDAAIMELNLPTGIPILYELDKDLKPIKPMQFLGDPETVKKAMEAVAAQGKVKK